One genomic segment of Vulcanisaeta thermophila includes these proteins:
- a CDS encoding PaREP1 family protein: MDLIQDAWNFLKAAKEEYLMARERSDPVLARDAAEKAWNAVVQAADALIMALLGRRPMSHRERRDALWMIEERYPELEGVYDQYNARFQRLHGDGFYEGLITMEDLEREIEKAEKFIKRIENYLIAGGYSP, translated from the coding sequence ATGGATTTAATACAGGATGCGTGGAATTTCCTCAAGGCAGCCAAGGAGGAGTACCTAATGGCTAGGGAGAGAAGTGACCCTGTGCTGGCTAGAGACGCCGCTGAGAAGGCTTGGAATGCTGTTGTCCAGGCAGCTGATGCATTAATAATGGCATTGCTGGGCAGGAGACCCATGAGCCATAGGGAGAGGAGGGATGCCCTGTGGATGATTGAGGAGAGGTACCCAGAGCTTGAGGGTGTTTATGACCAGTACAACGCCAGGTTTCAAAGACTACATGGTGACGGATTTTACGAGGGGTTAATAACCATGGAGGACCTTGAAAGGGAGATTGAAAAAGCAGAGAAATTCATCAAGAGGATCGAGAACTACCTAATCGCAGGAGGTTACTCGCCCTGA
- a CDS encoding FGGY family carbohydrate kinase, with protein sequence MYGVIDIGTTNIKLFIYDEELNMRYQESLSTTLITSHGGVYVEHDAESLRDSVLHLINIARDKGARVIGFSTYRASVVAWDRDARPLINVITWLDTRTLEVLRTFPISLYRKLPILKGVLMHSSPTAQILWLIRNRRDIINEAVRGNAYIGTLSSYLAYLVGRKYVNDASNEALTGLWHPGSMRRLGLVYELLGIPRELSPEVVDNIYDFGEINGVKVSVIIADQQAAMVGEGCLLPGCGKITNGTGSFVDAPVGSFKLVNGGLIPLLILRVGKRVYYGVEGFLPTSGAVIDWLVRNGMLRGVEELDVLPEYSGGLVAIPSLAGLNIPQKPCAKGLLYGFSLDTKREHIARAVVEGIVQLIALIYDRVVRITNVRFVRVDGGLAKSTLFLRLLATALGVPVERQEDPEVTARGVAALLAVSEGKLSLKDVEDGVHVKVSMRVNPGEVKLLTSKDEVLKMLGWIKC encoded by the coding sequence ATGTATGGGGTAATAGATATTGGTACAACAAACATAAAGCTCTTCATTTACGATGAGGAATTAAACATGCGGTATCAGGAATCACTATCAACGACTTTAATAACAAGCCATGGTGGTGTTTATGTGGAGCATGATGCGGAGTCATTAAGGGATTCCGTACTTCATCTAATCAACATCGCCAGGGATAAGGGCGCTAGGGTTATTGGGTTCTCGACGTACAGGGCATCCGTAGTTGCGTGGGATAGGGATGCGAGGCCATTAATTAATGTGATAACCTGGCTGGATACAAGAACGCTGGAGGTATTGAGAACCTTCCCCATATCGCTATACAGGAAATTACCGATCCTTAAGGGTGTACTAATGCACTCATCACCCACCGCGCAGATTCTCTGGTTAATTAGGAATAGGCGTGATATCATTAATGAGGCGGTCAGGGGCAATGCCTACATAGGTACGTTAAGTTCATACCTTGCATACCTGGTTGGGCGTAAGTACGTTAACGACGCATCGAACGAGGCCCTAACGGGATTGTGGCACCCAGGCTCCATGAGGAGGTTGGGCTTAGTGTATGAATTGCTGGGTATTCCCAGGGAGTTGAGTCCCGAGGTTGTGGATAATATTTACGACTTCGGAGAGATAAACGGGGTTAAGGTGAGCGTGATTATAGCAGATCAGCAGGCGGCCATGGTTGGTGAGGGATGCTTACTACCTGGGTGTGGTAAGATAACGAATGGTACGGGCTCCTTCGTAGACGCACCCGTGGGCTCCTTCAAACTCGTTAATGGCGGTTTAATACCGCTGTTAATACTCAGGGTTGGTAAAAGGGTTTATTATGGTGTTGAGGGTTTCCTACCAACCAGCGGTGCCGTAATTGACTGGTTAGTTAGGAATGGCATGCTCAGGGGTGTTGAGGAATTAGACGTACTGCCCGAGTACTCAGGGGGTTTGGTGGCAATTCCATCACTGGCCGGTCTCAACATTCCCCAAAAGCCCTGTGCGAAGGGCCTACTCTATGGGTTCTCGCTGGATACTAAGAGGGAGCATATTGCCAGGGCGGTTGTGGAGGGTATTGTTCAATTAATCGCCTTGATATACGACAGGGTGGTTAGGATAACGAATGTGAGGTTTGTGAGGGTTGATGGTGGCCTAGCAAAAAGTACATTATTCTTAAGGTTATTAGCCACTGCGCTGGGCGTGCCTGTGGAGAGGCAGGAGGATCCAGAGGTCACCGCAAGGGGCGTGGCCGCACTCCTTGCTGTGAGCGAGGGTAAGTTGAGCCTTAAGGATGTTGAGGATGGGGTCCACGTTAAGGTATCCATGAGGGTAAACCCAGGTGAGGTTAAGTTATTAACCAGTAAGGATGAGGTACTGAAAATGCTGGGGTGGATAAAATGCTAG
- a CDS encoding FAD-binding oxidoreductase, whose product MNPNDEFIKSVVNELGDDVLVKGDDAWSLRRDWWPLLMLREVLGQGINVPVVLRPRTIEELIIIVKLACKYGVGIVPFGGGSSVVGGSYHNGNVIIDLSMLNKILNFNSDDLLVTVEAGIKVRDLEAWLNERGFTLDFHPQSFQLLTVGGAIAHGATGSHDMSNIEELTHSIDVVLPNGELVSLGVRGAPRASLGPDLKRLFIGSEGTLGFIVRATLKVKPLANVALDRAYVFPDVRSALSFARECSIKLPHPLRLVIHDNESSRLFLGMDNTVALLRIRGYMNELVQLMANITDGIARSYGGEISEASLISKWRYVFSREYERQLGELVRSGYWVETLDTAGTWTVLNKAYWELTARLHGIKGVDLVLTRFTHFYLNGASMYVVVVFRQSEETYWRIWEVTAEVMHKYGGTISHHHGIGLLKRRWLIKELGGGQYELLRRIKGVLDDAGIMNPGKLV is encoded by the coding sequence ATGAACCCTAATGATGAATTCATTAAATCAGTGGTTAATGAATTAGGTGATGATGTTTTAGTTAAGGGTGACGATGCATGGTCACTCAGGAGGGACTGGTGGCCATTACTAATGCTTAGGGAGGTTCTGGGCCAGGGTATTAACGTCCCAGTGGTCCTTAGGCCCAGGACTATTGAGGAATTGATAATTATTGTAAAGCTGGCGTGTAAATATGGTGTTGGCATCGTACCATTTGGCGGCGGTAGTAGTGTTGTTGGTGGTTCGTATCATAATGGCAATGTTATTATTGACCTATCAATGCTCAATAAAATACTCAATTTTAACAGCGATGATCTACTGGTCACGGTGGAGGCCGGCATTAAGGTTCGTGATTTAGAGGCTTGGCTTAATGAAAGGGGCTTTACCCTAGACTTTCACCCTCAATCATTTCAATTACTAACTGTAGGCGGCGCCATTGCTCACGGGGCCACGGGATCCCACGACATGAGCAATATTGAGGAACTCACCCACTCAATTGATGTGGTGCTACCCAATGGTGAGTTAGTGAGTCTAGGGGTAAGGGGAGCACCCAGGGCATCCCTTGGTCCAGACCTCAAGCGGCTCTTCATAGGTTCTGAAGGTACCCTTGGTTTCATAGTTAGGGCTACGCTTAAGGTCAAGCCCCTGGCTAACGTCGCCCTTGACAGGGCTTACGTGTTCCCAGACGTAAGGAGCGCCCTGTCCTTTGCGAGGGAGTGCTCCATTAAATTACCACATCCACTGAGGCTCGTGATCCATGATAATGAGAGTAGCAGGTTATTCCTGGGTATGGATAACACAGTAGCGTTGCTGAGGATTAGGGGTTATATGAATGAGTTGGTACAGTTAATGGCGAATATTACAGACGGCATTGCAAGGTCATATGGTGGTGAGATTAGTGAGGCATCACTTATTAGTAAGTGGAGGTATGTATTCTCCAGGGAGTATGAGAGGCAGTTAGGTGAGTTGGTGCGTAGTGGTTATTGGGTGGAGACGTTGGACACAGCGGGTACCTGGACTGTGCTTAATAAGGCGTATTGGGAATTAACCGCAAGGTTGCACGGAATTAAGGGTGTGGACCTTGTTCTTACCAGGTTTACGCACTTCTACCTAAATGGTGCATCTATGTATGTAGTGGTTGTTTTCAGGCAAAGTGAGGAGACTTACTGGAGGATTTGGGAGGTAACTGCCGAGGTTATGCATAAATACGGGGGGACAATCTCTCATCACCACGGTATTGGATTACTGAAGAGGCGATGGCTCATTAAGGAACTGGGTGGTGGGCAGTATGAGTTACTGAGGAGGATTAAGGGTGTGTTGGATGATGCTGGGATCATGAACCCTGGAAAACTCGTTTAA
- a CDS encoding long-chain-fatty-acid--CoA ligase produces the protein MSTGYAYDYQLTLDKIIRQRALYIPDVELVYSSPSGKVVRSNYAREWDRIQRLGSVLEELGAQPGEPGKFGTIIGVLDWNTLWYYELYFGIPSYGAVMHTVNVLLSPEDIIYTLMQARDEILFINEDFLALAKVAVNLVKSIKKVVIISEREEHGEVGIPNVEVYWYEDLIRDAKPYSFRDLNENAPATLLFTSGTTGRPKGVYFTHRQLVLHAMSVALALTLPPINSTIYDVAMPLVPMFHVHSWGLPYIATLAGIKQVYPGRFEWGHVLKTIKEEGVTIVNGVPTILFNLLYHPDSPKYDLKGLKFISGGAALPRGLLEEATRRGITVIQGFGMTETAPVLTLAYEKPSMRNWDPERKREYTALSIGLPIPLVDVKIVDTEGRELPWDGKSMGELVVRAPWVAREYINDPEKTKHAWRDKWFHTDDLVTITPDGYVWVMDRAKDVIKSGGEWISSTRLEDLISTHPAVAEVAVIGVPHPKWGERPVAIVVPKQGMSVTEDNIKNHLIKYVNNGVIPRWWIPDKVVISNVELPKTSTGKADKKILKERYSNVLSTT, from the coding sequence ATGAGTACAGGGTACGCGTATGATTATCAATTAACCCTAGATAAGATAATTAGGCAGAGGGCGCTGTATATACCTGACGTGGAGCTTGTTTACTCATCACCAAGTGGTAAGGTTGTTAGGTCTAATTACGCCAGGGAGTGGGATAGGATCCAAAGGCTTGGGTCCGTGCTTGAGGAACTTGGTGCACAGCCTGGTGAGCCGGGTAAGTTCGGTACAATAATTGGTGTGCTTGACTGGAATACGCTCTGGTACTATGAGCTTTACTTTGGCATACCATCGTATGGGGCTGTGATGCATACGGTCAACGTGCTCCTGTCACCTGAGGATATAATTTACACGTTAATGCAGGCCAGGGATGAGATACTCTTCATTAATGAGGATTTCCTGGCGCTGGCCAAGGTGGCTGTTAACCTTGTTAAGTCCATAAAGAAGGTGGTTATTATTAGTGAGAGGGAGGAGCATGGTGAGGTGGGGATACCCAATGTGGAGGTTTATTGGTACGAGGACCTAATAAGGGATGCCAAACCATACAGCTTCAGGGATCTTAATGAAAACGCACCAGCCACATTACTATTTACCTCAGGAACCACGGGAAGGCCAAAGGGTGTTTATTTCACGCATAGGCAGTTAGTCCTGCACGCGATGTCAGTGGCACTGGCATTAACACTGCCCCCGATTAATTCTACGATTTACGACGTAGCCATGCCCCTGGTCCCCATGTTCCACGTACACTCATGGGGGCTACCATACATCGCCACATTGGCAGGTATTAAGCAGGTGTACCCAGGTAGGTTTGAGTGGGGCCATGTGCTTAAGACTATTAAGGAGGAGGGTGTTACCATAGTCAATGGCGTACCCACAATACTCTTCAACCTACTTTACCACCCAGACTCCCCAAAGTACGATCTTAAGGGGCTAAAGTTCATATCAGGTGGTGCAGCACTGCCTAGGGGATTATTAGAGGAAGCCACAAGGAGGGGTATTACGGTGATACAGGGCTTTGGGATGACGGAAACCGCCCCAGTACTTACGTTAGCCTATGAAAAACCCAGCATGAGGAATTGGGATCCAGAAAGGAAGAGGGAGTACACGGCATTGAGCATAGGTTTGCCAATACCACTCGTTGACGTGAAAATAGTGGATACAGAGGGTAGGGAGTTGCCGTGGGATGGCAAATCCATGGGTGAATTAGTGGTTAGGGCACCCTGGGTTGCCAGGGAGTATATAAATGACCCAGAGAAGACTAAACATGCCTGGCGTGATAAGTGGTTCCATACGGATGATTTAGTTACGATAACACCAGACGGTTATGTGTGGGTAATGGATAGGGCTAAGGACGTGATCAAAAGTGGTGGTGAATGGATATCAAGTACCAGGCTTGAGGACCTCATCAGCACACACCCAGCTGTTGCCGAGGTGGCGGTTATTGGGGTACCTCATCCAAAGTGGGGTGAGAGGCCGGTGGCTATAGTGGTTCCTAAGCAGGGTATGAGTGTGACGGAGGACAATATAAAGAATCACTTAATAAAGTATGTGAACAACGGTGTAATACCCAGGTGGTGGATCCCTGATAAGGTGGTCATATCGAATGTGGAATTACCAAAAACCAGTACAGGTAAGGCTGATAAGAAGATCCTTAAGGAGAGATACTCCAACGTATTATCAACCACGTAA
- a CDS encoding FAD-binding oxidoreductase yields MLDIVNRLIKEVGEDKVATGQEVLTQYSHDFWPLLLMKIRYFKEELPKPIAVVYPEDVNDVVKVIKILREYKTAKLVVYGGGSSVTGASAPMGNAVVLDMRRMRKILDFNEYDLMVTVETGIYLRDLEAELNKRGFSIRHIPQSFNYATIGGLIATMSSGQFSTLYGNIEDIVINMEVVLPSGEVTWLRRNNAPRSSTGPSLKYLFIGSEGMLGVITKAVLRVVPTPTSVRYGAFIFPSFKQGIEALRELMLRRLIPAVARLYDEQESRIRFSIDGSLLIISFEGYDDELTSVIWNKAITVVKGHGGNYVGEEPYERWLSTRFNVEEEISLIEKLGLWFDTIEISSPWSRLYELYRDIRDSTLNINGVFSIMAHVSHLYINGACVYFTVIFKPSEEVYWRIWDNIMRITINGGGSISHHHGIGILRSKWLVEELGKGLNVLKEIKNALDAHGLFRNLD; encoded by the coding sequence ATGCTAGATATTGTTAATAGGTTGATTAAGGAGGTTGGTGAGGATAAGGTGGCGACAGGCCAGGAGGTGCTTACCCAGTACTCCCATGACTTCTGGCCCTTACTATTAATGAAAATTCGATACTTCAAGGAGGAATTACCCAAACCCATTGCTGTTGTCTACCCCGAAGACGTAAATGACGTCGTAAAGGTGATTAAGATACTCAGGGAGTACAAGACAGCTAAACTCGTGGTCTACGGAGGAGGGTCCAGCGTCACAGGGGCCTCTGCGCCCATGGGTAATGCGGTGGTTCTTGATATGAGGAGGATGAGGAAGATCCTGGATTTCAACGAGTACGACCTAATGGTAACGGTGGAGACTGGGATTTACCTCAGGGATTTAGAGGCCGAGCTTAACAAGAGGGGCTTTAGTATTAGGCATATTCCTCAATCATTCAATTACGCAACAATAGGGGGCTTAATAGCCACGATGAGTTCGGGGCAGTTCAGTACCCTTTACGGTAATATTGAGGATATTGTGATAAACATGGAAGTGGTACTCCCAAGTGGTGAAGTAACGTGGTTAAGGAGAAATAACGCGCCCAGGTCATCAACAGGGCCCTCACTTAAATACCTATTCATAGGGTCGGAGGGCATGCTTGGGGTGATAACGAAGGCAGTTTTGAGGGTTGTACCAACACCCACCAGTGTGAGGTATGGTGCATTCATATTCCCATCGTTTAAACAGGGCATTGAGGCATTGAGGGAGTTAATGCTACGTAGGCTAATACCTGCCGTTGCTAGGCTTTATGATGAGCAGGAATCAAGGATTAGGTTCAGTATAGATGGCTCATTATTAATAATCAGCTTTGAGGGCTATGACGATGAATTAACAAGCGTGATATGGAACAAGGCAATTACAGTCGTGAAGGGGCATGGTGGTAATTACGTGGGTGAGGAGCCCTACGAAAGGTGGTTAAGCACCAGGTTTAATGTTGAGGAGGAGATAAGCTTAATTGAGAAGTTGGGGCTATGGTTTGATACAATAGAGATTTCATCCCCATGGTCAAGACTGTACGAGTTGTATAGGGATATAAGGGATTCCACGTTGAATATCAACGGCGTCTTTAGTATAATGGCACATGTATCCCACCTATACATTAATGGTGCGTGCGTGTACTTCACAGTAATATTCAAGCCAAGTGAAGAGGTCTACTGGAGGATTTGGGATAACATAATGAGGATTACGATAAATGGGGGTGGCTCCATAAGTCATCACCACGGGATAGGGATACTAAGAAGTAAGTGGCTCGTAGAGGAGCTTGGTAAGGGTCTCAATGTACTAAAGGAAATAAAGAATGCCCTGGATGCGCATGGATTATTTAGAAACCTCGATTAA